One Peromyscus leucopus breed LL Stock chromosome 4, UCI_PerLeu_2.1, whole genome shotgun sequence genomic region harbors:
- the LOC114688282 gene encoding LOW QUALITY PROTEIN: olfactory receptor 4K3-like (The sequence of the model RefSeq protein was modified relative to this genomic sequence to represent the inferred CDS: substituted 1 base at 1 genomic stop codon), with the protein MNXMEEVNQSEVSEFIILGLCDSWELQAFFLVIFSSLYLITILGNIFIVLIIIIDLHLHSPMYFLLANLSFIDFCLSSVTTPKMITDFLKEKKTISFGGCMCQIFFGHFFGGGEMVLLVSMAYDRYVAICKPLHYASIMNRYMCIGLVMTSWIIGFVHSISQLVIIINLPFCGSRELDSFFCDIPLVLKLACMDIYVLEILINADSGVLAALCFILLLISYSHILITVCRHSKDGASKALSTCTAHITVVVLFFGPCIFIYLWPVSITWVDKFLAVFYAVITPLLNPAIYTLRNKEIKNAMKRLQC; encoded by the coding sequence ATGAACTAAATGGAGGAAGTAAACCAGTCTGAGGTATCTGAATTCATTATTCTTGGGCTTTGTGACTCTTGGGAGCTCCAGGCCTTCTTCTTAGTGATATTTTCATCACTTTATTTAATCACCATTTTGGGCAACATATTTATTGTACTCATAATCATCATTGACCTTCATCTTCATTCCCCTATGTACTTCCTGTTGGCCAATCTCTCATTCATCGACTTCTGTCTTTCCTCAGTCACCACACCTAAGATGATCACAGACTTCCTCAAGGAAAAAAAGACTATCTCCTTTGGAGGGTGCATGTGTCAGATTTTCTTTGGACACTTCTTTGGAGGGGGTGAGATGGTACTGCTTGTGTCAATGGCTTATGACCGTTACGTGGCCATCTGTAAGCCACTCCATTATGCCAGCATCATGAACAGATATATGTGCATTGGATTAGTGATGACATCATGGATCATTGGCTTTGTGCATTCAATCAGCCAACTGGTTATAATTATAAATCTGCCCTTCTGTGGATCCCGGGAATTAGACAGTTTTTTCTGTGATATTCCATTGGTCCTCAAGTTAGCCTGCATGGACATCTATGTTCTAGAAATTTTGATAAATGCTGACAGTGGGGTGCTAGCCGCTCTATGCTTCATTTTGTTGCTGATCTCCTATTCTCATATCCTGATTACTGTCTGCCGTCACTCTAAGGATGGGGCATCCAAAGCTCTCTCTACTTGCACTGCTCATATCACAGTGGTGGTATTATTTTTTGGGCCCTGTATCTTCATCTATCTGTGGCCAGTTAGCATAACATGGGTGGACAAGTTTCTTGCTGTGTTTTATGCAGTCATCACACCTCTCCTGAATCCAGCAATTTACactttaagaaacaaagaaattaaaaatgctaTGAAGAGACTACAATGCTAG